Part of the Zingiber officinale cultivar Zhangliang chromosome 6A, Zo_v1.1, whole genome shotgun sequence genome, tacattcccaagaATAGTGGCCAAGACGATGACAAGTAAAACATTCAACTTCAGATTTGTCATACCTCATTTGATGGCCTCCACGACTTCTACCTCTTCCACGACTTCTTCTTTGATTGAAGTTTTGACTCCTCTCATTATTATATGAGGTGTTTTTGTCATCTCGTCCACCTCTTCCATGACCACGACCTCGACCTTGGCCTTGGCCTCGAGATCCTCCACGTCTGCAACCTCTTTGGGATGTGCCTTGAAATGTGTCCTTCAATGATAGCTTTGCTTTCAAAGTTTGTTCATCCGATTCTTGAACCGGTTTTATCAATCTTTCTTCATGTGCTTGTAAAGATCCGGCAAGTTCATCAACGGTCATGGTGTCTAGATCTTTAGACTCTTCGATGGCAACCACGacataattaaattttggatccaaagatctcaaaatttttccaacaattcgatCATCTTTCATATCATCTCCATATCTTTTCAATTGATTAGTGACAACCAATACTCTTGAAAAATAATCTGAAATGGATTCGAAATCCTTCATGCGTAGAGATTCAAACTCTCCTCTCAATGTTTGGAGACGTACCTTCTTCACTTTATCAACACCTTTAAATGAAGCTTGAAGAGTTTCCCATGCTTGCTTGGAAGTAGTTGTCGCAGCAACTTTCTCGAACATCTTTTCATCCAAACTTTGATGGATGAGGGTGAGCGCCTtttggtccttcttcttggcgGATGTCACATTTTCATCAACGTCATTCTCCACaggatcccaagcttcatatgatCCAAGCAAAGCCTTCATTCTTATGCACCAATTATCATAATTTTCCTTGGTGAGAGATGGAACAACAAATGGGGTTCCATTCGACATCTTCTTCAAGCTTTGTCTCCAAACACAAatggtggctctgataccacttttgttgggtttttcgggcagcgaaaaccgctttttcgcgtcgcggaaatcccgaaagcccctagccaacggatccgtgcaaagaaaattttgaaaaacatacgaatacgagtttctacctagatctacacttagatctacaaaagaaaagttatacctttgaagcgaagcccttcgagTTTCCGCTCAtccaaacggtgtcggatctagagagtatcaaaatagatacccctctagaagtatccacacggacacgtaggtggagaaaaaccacacaaaagggtatgctagcaccttgtgtggttcgaccaagttgaggaggagaaggagagggagagctagaggaagaagatggagtgaaatgagtcttgaatgaaaattcattccattcatcctcttgtgtggccggccacttgagtaactcccactcatttaatgtggccgaccacattaatgggaaaggagacttgtaacctccatgaggtggcacaccatgatgatgtggagcatcatcattggtccacatcttgccatctcacttatgatgtggcaattagtcaagtcaaacttgactcttcctcttcctctcaagtcaagtcaaacttgactaaatctcttccatggttgatctaatctaaccatttgattcaagccaacttaatataatgaatctaattcattaaattaagttgatttaatgagtcataatctaaattagactcattgaatacatgaatcaacttgagtccaactcaattagcccaatttgaattactcttaatccaatttgattcatcaaatgaatctaatcctcttggttcatcatatgaacctaatctccatctaattgtccttagtgtgtgaccctataggttcttgtaacgttggcaatgcccctaaacccatttaggagcataagtaatgagcggtatctagcaacacatcattactacccaatgttacaagaatgttgagatccaacatcacattgtgactactaattgtgactcctcacaatatatgacaagtgtccttctatcctagacatctagattgatcaatatgaggcatagaccgtgtcatcctctaaccaatctaaatcttgaactccaagtagactcactaaatcaaatgagctcaatatcctatattgactcatttgggcatggctatgcacttcgtggtctcactctatcaagaatatcgatgtcgctcccgtcatataggagggatagatcccatctacatcattcacatccctctgcataattcgttacatacccagtaatcacctttatagtccacccagttacgggtgacgtttgacgaaaccaaagtacataactccttatgtagggaactatggtgactttaggtctaaggactagtagtcatactaatagtcacataagaaagtatatgacactcatataacgatccatgatactttctcatagcgggtcattcagtatacattctctaatgcatacccatgtgtcaacttgatatctctatatccatgacttgtgagatcaagtcatcgagttgacctacatgctagttttattgcattaacattatccctgaatgttaatactcgactaagaatgattaagaatagtgttccctatatcatctcactatcgattcaaccaattgattgatataggtaagaaccttctactcaaggacgttattatacttagtttatttggcaccaatacaagtaagtataataactaaaaaccaaatacctttatttatatagaatatgatacaacaagtccaaaatacaatcatcaaatgattggctctagggctctagctaacaatctcccactagcactagtgtcaatcagtgtaggctctaaaccCCAATGacatagtgtgaccatcatgcttcctctgtgccaaagccttggtcaagggatctacgatgttagcctctgtaggtactctgtaaatcttcacatctcctctctcgataatctctcgaatgagatggaagcgccgtagtatgtgtttggtccgctggtgtgagcgaggttccttcgcctgtgttatagctccattgttgtcacaatagagctcaatggggtcaacaatgctaggaaccaccccaagttcagtgatgaacttgcggatccaaactgcctcctttgttgcctctgatgcagcaatgtactcggcctctgttgtagaatcagctactttgtcctgcttcgaactcttcaagttgacagcaccaccattaatgcaaaatacgaaccctgactgcgatcgataatcatcctgattgaTTTGGAAGCTggtatcactgtaaccctttacagctagctcatcactacctccatatatcaagaaatattttttagtccttcttaagtacttaagaatattcttgatcgttatccagtgactttcacctggatctgaatagtatctgctcgtcatgctcaaaacatacgagacatcaggtcgagcacatagcatggcatacatgatagatcctatggctgagacataagggatctgatccatgcggtctctctcctctctagaagagggaccttgagtcttcgaaagactcacgccatgtgacatcggcagaaaccccttcttggagttctacatgacaaaccgaaggagtaccttgtcaatgtatgtactctgacttaggccaagcaatctcttagatctatctctatatatctgtatccctagaatgcgggatgcttcacctaagttcttcattgagaaacaagtccctagccaaatcttgacagactgtagcaaagggtgtctttcccaatgagcaatatgtcatccacatacaatatgagaaagacaactatgccccctataaccttcttgtagacacaaggttcatcttcgttcttgatgaaaccaaactgtttgattgcatcatcgaatcgaagattccagctccgagaagcttgctttagtccataaatgaacctatgcagcttgcatactctgctagtatgtcgtggatctacaaaaccctcaggttgtgtcatgtacacatcctcgagtaggcaTCGTTCAATCGGCGGCGAGGGAGAGGGATGCGACCTCTAGAGTGTGCATTAAATGAATTTCTCATCAGATCTATTTCTTTCTTTCACAATTAAATGAAGTGAAGTGTGCATTTGATTTCTGAAGTTCTCATAGATCGAACTCCAGGACAATATCCTTATCGGTGGGTTCCCGGACATCGGCGTCACTGCCATATCATCAAACCTAGGGCAGATTAACCTCTCTAACAACCAGCTTTCTGGGAGATTCCATCAAAGATTCCGAAATGTGAATCTTCAATGCTAATGGATCTGTCGAAACCAATAGTTGGATCGTCAATCAAGGAGGAAAAATCACGGAGCTCACTGTCGTTGGATCTCTTGGGCATTTGAAGTGATGCCTGTGGGTTCTTTCCTCTCTCCCCTTTCTCTTCCCTAGGGATTATATAATTTTCCCTTCTCTTCTGGTGGAGATATTTTTTCGTAATTGATTCCTTTCCCTCATTCATCTATCCATCCAAGTAAATTGAGCATTAGTGAGCGTCCAGAATCCCCCTTCTCTGGGCtttaggggtgtaatcgaacAAATCTGAGTTGAACAATAAGAGGCTCAAGCTCAGTTCGTTATCTTTAAGCTCGAGTTTGATTCAAGCTCTAATTTTAAAGCTCTACCTTGactagaaataaaattaaatagcttGAGTtgggctcaagctcggctcgaacAAAGctcgtttaaaaattaaatgaatttaGTTTAAGTTTGTTTAACATcattagctatatatatatatatatatacacacacacacacacactaagTTCGTTAATCCTAAGCTCGAGTTCGAttcgagttttaattttaaagctctaGCTCAgctagaaataaaattaaatacctCAAATTCGgctaaaaaaaaactcatttaaaaattaaatgagtttagctttaagttaattagttataataataataataataataatgataattattattattattatcatcatcatcatcgagCCCCTTAACGAACATGCTCGTGAGCCTCTTAACAAACACGCTCGTGTGCTAAACGAAAATGTTCGCAAGTTCATGAATCAAATACTGTTAAGCTTGAGCTCGGCTTGATAATGTTTTTGAGCTCGAAATCATGCTCAAGTCCGGCTAGCTCGCGAGCGGATTGATTTATTTACACCCCTACTTGGCTTGGGCCAAAATCCAATCCTAAAAGGGATAGGGGTGAAAGAGACAAAAGTCCAAAAATCCCCCTCTTCTCTCTTCCTCCACCATGCCTCTGGGCGAGGCCAACATGTTGGAGCAATTAGTGTGaccttaggttttgatgtttgggcaagagtttaagttaagttattgttgtatttgatatgcgcttATGAGTGTGCAGATGCAAAggcaaagtccaagtgtaatcttggcaaagaaaaatccaagtgtgatcttggcaaatgagaagtccaagtgggagtctttgcggtgtaagtccaagtgggagttttggcggtgtaagtccaagtgtataatCTTGACAACATAAGTTGAAGTGTGGCTTCACAAGGATGAAATCCCAGGGCGAGGAGCTCTTAGCAAAGTTGAAATTCTAAAGGTGAGAAGCCTCTTGGCAATGGAAGACCTGACAACAAAGCAaaaggtcgaaggaagctcttgaaggcaaattGTTAAGGGTGGAGAAATATCTAAGGGATGCAAGACTGCTGGAGGAAGTTAGAAGACAATGTCAAGTTGTGtgagcgaggacgagtgctgagtgattgtactcggggtaaaaaaTTCTAGTGTTAgggtttaccagtcgactgatatatgttccagtcgactggtggttgagAAACAACAAGTGTGAGCTTCTGTTTGCTCAGCCTAAGGTGACCAGTCAACCGATATGATCATCTGGTTAGTCGACTGGGAGAGAACAAAATATTTCTGTTCTCTCAATTGAAGTGGATCAGTCGATGGGTGTCTTCATTAGTTGAATGGTACCATTCGACTGGTTCTGACATCAGTCAACTTGCATCGAGCCATTAGGGTGTAATGGTCAATTTTTCACAAAGGTCAGTCGACCGGTGActttatcagtcgactagtagcgAGAAAATAGCTTGGATATTTTctcccaagctctatataatagagTTTAGGATGACTGGCTTGGGTAACAAAATTAGAGGTAGCTAACCCCCTAATTAATGTCTCCAAGCTCTCGTTGATCCAAATGTTTGTGatcaagattgtggtgaggtttctctaccAAAAGGGACCCTTGCTTAATATTACCTGTTTCATCAAATAGCTTAATATCcacatgattattatgtgtttCTTGAAATAATATGAGATCTATGTGATTATTATTTATTTCCTtctatttcttttacttttgtagTGAGAAACTCCTAAAGACTTTTCTCATTAAAGGGTTATTAATGCGTCGTTCATGGGTTATTAAAGAGATTGTTGGGAGGAGGATGAATAGTTCATCGCGTTCGTTCGCTTGCTTTGTAGATgttagctttactcaccaggactttctaactgccgAGCTTCACTCACTGAGgcttttcatctgcctgactttactcaccaggacttctcaactttctaggttcactcactaggacttctcagtcaagtatacattgacctacttaactctttttCACACCAAACTAGTCAAtcattgaccagaggagaattgctccaacaatctccctaaataaatgattgcacttgcaatctccaaacattgtcaaacatcaaaactcaaaattcaaacttgAGTCAATtccttagtcaacttggtcaaccttaacctcgaaaaattacaccaataatctctctctttttgatgttgacaatacgtttaagttagactaatcacatagcttcaacttcttcttcatgtcaaagcatgaatgagagtttcatttATTCTCCCCCTTAACCCAAGGATTTTCACAATCTCCCCCTGTGAAAATGaagaattttttaacttaaaccttgcATTCTCCCTCTttagcacacatcaaaaactctccccctgaaaagTTATCCACCCGTTGTTCAACAACTTTGTAGTTtacaacatcacaatgaaggtctcatacccttcattgtgcccaatgctcacccttgagcattaatccatCATTCAATGCTCATCATATCCCAAAGCATTTACACTCAACTAAAGAACATATCCAATctcctattatttttttaatgctcaaccttgagcattcatcATCATGAAGGTTTCCAACCTTCCATTGTTTCATTGTTTACAAAGAAAATGTAAATCATGTTTTTAAGGAGTACCTCCCCTTCAAAACATGCTCTAAGTTttcatcattgcaccaacaatgacttgaaaatCCTAAAATTGTAGGAAccccaaaatttgaaattttgaggtttaaaaatcaatattgaatgcAAACAGCATCCTAAACTTCAAGTTAGTCTCCTTTAACTAATCCAattttattttcatcaagaaaactacccttaaatgatCATCAATGAATTTCTTAGGGTTTAGGGTGCTTAACACGACTAAACGTGGCTTAATAGACTGAAATTAGACCATTTCAGCCAAAAATCAGCTTTTCTAATCGATTGAAGttaggactcaatcgattgattcAAAAAGGCTTGTCGTGAGAAAGctatttgaatcgatcagctgatcgatctatgtagggttcaatcgatcagttgatcgattccgTGAGCTTTTATTCGTGAAAAAAATCCAattcaattgatcgaccgatcgattgggtttctaatTTCCtgaaattagttttaattaaaattcagaAATACTCcaataattctataaaattttaaaaatcatgaaaattcatataGATATTATTTAagacatatattatcatgaaaaaatagttttataagaaaatacatcttattttcaaagattggcaCAAAATTAGAAACTCttgaaaaacttcaatgtttcttccaagtttgtgtccaaCTCTTCAATGGTGATTGCTATCAAAAGATACACTTCACAAAGGTTTTCCAAAGACATTTTGAAGTGAtgtttaaaaccaattttcaaccatgttctCTAGGCTAgatacacatgacttgtatattagtttttccaatgattggataacctataactatgtgttttggatgaaattaaaactcaagagatgcactaaattaatatcttgagttttgttcatcttcctaacatctcacattatcgaatgtgtactaaaacacatacaagtcaagatttagtctttgtgagatgtagattttgatttttgccctaaactaagggatcatgtatatctatctaggcattttaaaattgatcatccacctaggatgtcacttgttgattaatgtcattatccttaattacaaggaacttaaaataatgcatgaaaattattatgacatatatcaaaatgtataattttcaaaagaaaacttaCTATGactatatgatatatgtatgacatgatatgatatttttgtgtttttatttttcataataaatataaatgcaacatatgatgtcatgacatatgaagaGCAAATAATCATAGCcatttaacatatatatatataatctatctaagtatccctaATTAATTTTCTTAGCTAAAATTGATCCTAAGTTGCCCTCATCATCAAAGAAAATGTtcaaatcccaacttgacatttcttttaccttttcttatttgtgtcaatttaaattaatcgtaatttctcaaattttggcacattttactcttccaaaaaaGTAAACAATAAATCTTTCTTTTCAAGGAGTACAACTACTTTGAAAATGttttccaagtgtcaacttctttAAGGTTatgttaactacccttctaactAGAGTTAACACTCTCTAGACTCATCTAGGatgtagagaacacactcttaggaacccaaaatctattagtACTCCTTGGGTATGCTAGgtactcattagggataacttccctagtaacctttctaatgaccttcctaggcttttTAGAATTCTTGGTCATGTTGGGCTCTACTAGCTAGGTcaattctagggataacttcccttgtgaccttcctagtaactttcttagacttcttagaagccttagtcatatTGATCTTCTCAAGGTTAACTCTAGGGATggtctcccttgtaaccttgacttgacccctagacctaggattggttctataactatatggaatcctatggtatgatgtcacatccttcttggctttaagtTTATATCCCAACCCTCTATGCCCATTGGATGATTCTTGTTTATctattcctaaacctaggttatgtcTATTTGACCCTTTTAAGATTCTTTCCATTTTCTTTAGGgccttctctaatttatcaagccttaaCCTCAAGACTTGGGTTTCAATCCTTAAATCCATAGATTTAGAATTTTCTTAattcccatgagcatttttatttttaggtatatatctaaaattcttagagttcttgcctaatttgttatctaccttcctaaccttatgtGAGATAGTTTTTGCATGATACgctacatatttttccttaatctTATCATGCTTACTATTTTCATGATagataacattaaaatgatataacctCCACCTAACATGCTTTctatcatgtgtcaaaggaatttGTTCAATTAATGATACCTTAAGTTTCCCCTTAGAAGCTCCCTCttaacttgagcttcctcctttgactttggcctgattcttcccctttggacactAGTTTCGGCAATGTTCATTTTGtttacacaagaagcacacaatgtgctctttgctcTTGTACACCATGGGGCTGACCTCCTTGGGCTTCTCGTTGCCTTTTGGTGTCACTTGGCTCTTCTTTCTGGtcaatttggggcacttactcttgtagtatccttttttcctacactcaaaacaaatgatacgatcgatatgatctttattatttacaattaGAATTTTTAGACCTTTACTTGTAGGAGTGGCACTTTCTTCATTTGATCCAGATGAAGAGACTTCTTCTTAATCCGACATTAATGTTctatgctccccctcaatccttgaggtgaatGACTCTTCATCATCATCCTCATGCACTTAAAATAAGGAGTATAttcctttgcctttgtcttcATACTCTATAGAGGATGAACCTTCTACTTCTttcgatgttgagcatctctcaacttcggatttctcttcttcttgatcTAATGAGTTGCCCTATTtagattcttcttgattttgtaTAGTGGAGGAATCTTCGTGGATTCTTGTCAATTTACTCCAAAACTCCTTAGCATCCTCAAATTCTTCTATCTAGCTCAAGATGTTGCtagacaataaattgaccaatagcttggccACTTTATCATTGACTTCAcactttggatttgctcttggctccatttgctccttttgatgaGTTTGTCTTTTGAATCTCTTGGAGCTTAAAAGttttccattagagcaaatcattgctctatctccatcattaagaagttctcgattcttgatttccaagaattgaagctcGTGGATGTAAATGGTGGAGGCATCCTTGTGTCGTATTCAAGTTCATCTCGAAAATTCATTTGAAGTTAagcttttgaaatctttaacTTGATGAAATTGGTGCtccaacttcttcttcctctagctcttcaCGAGcggcctccaatcgatcgcttgatcgattggcctagcctcaatcgatcaaccgatcgattggattatcCTTGCTCgtgaaactctcccaatcgatcaaccaattgattgggtTCTGGTTCaatcggtcggctgatcgattgactaaCTCTAACatgactaactcaagtctagggtcgcAAACCCAACATTtggtcaatcgtgacctattgGAACCCGATCATGTCTAACatctagtcaactttgacctgctaggactttgttatcaagtgtccagtcaatccttaaCTCATTTGGATTTTTTTAACTGTGTCAAATATTCGATCCTCCCTTATCCACTTGATAAGgtcattaataaatttatttaggtTAGTTCAATAGTAATAGAATATatgtataataaataaatttgcaCAACAATCTCGTGCTCCagcttaattttatttatttggaaatttttgaaatattaatAACTATTATTAGTCGATTGAAACCGGTTCGCGTCGTATTCATTTACGTTAAATGCACATGAAGTTAGTTAGGTGTTGCTTGTTGCTTAAATACCTGCCAAAAATTTAAATGTTCGAttcgataaaatttatttatattaattcaacaataaaatatataaatttgtaCGCTAATAATTTTAGTTTATTAATGTttacaaataaatttatttattaatttaaatagaaTTTGATTATAAAtatatctttaaattttttatttagatatataaaatttatagtttaaaattatatcttaaaaaaataagaaaataatttaagttttatgAATCAGGAGAATTAATTTATAAGGACAATAAAATTGTTAATTAAGTTGAAtgagaatttttataaataaatttaaataaactaaattaattaactaatagGCACGGtaaagtattttgaaatataAATACGTTTTTTATTTACAATTATGTGTCTTTTGAGTATTTTTTAAGTGACTTTAAATCGAACGACTCTGCTCGCTGTTGTCCTTCGGTGCAGATCCAtggcttcttccttctccttcctcctcctcctcttcgttTTCCCTTTCGCCGCGCTCCTCCTCGCCCTTGCGGTCCTCGTCCGCCCCCGACCGGCGCGGATCCCCCTCAAGGGGAGGCACCTGCTCGTCTCCGGCGGTTCCAGCGGCATCGGCCTCGCCATCGCGCGCCGCGCCGCCGCCGAGGGAGCCCGCGTCTCCATCCTCGCGCGAGATCGCTCCCGCCTCGAAGAAGCACGGGAAACCATCCGCCTCGCGACCGGCGTCGACGCATCGGTCATCGCGGTTGACGTCCGCGATGCCGAGGGCGTCGCCCGCGCCATCGAAGCCCTTGACCCCGTCGACGTCCTCATCTGCAACCAAGGCGTGTTCGTGCCGCAGGAGCTCGATCTGCAGAGCCTAGATGAGGTCAGATTCATGGTCGATGTCAACCTCATGGGCACATTTCACCTGATCAAGGCTGCTCTGCCTGCCATGAAGAAGAGGGCCAGAGAGACTGGCATCCCCGCATCAATTGCCCTAATGTCCTCCCAAGCTGGTCAGGTATCCATATTCCTCCCCCATTCCAAATTGTTTACTTTCTATGTCagctttaattaatttattttttac contains:
- the LOC121998684 gene encoding 3-dehydrosphinganine reductase TSC10A-like; the encoded protein is MASSFSFLLLLFVFPFAALLLALAVLVRPRPARIPLKGRHLLVSGGSSGIGLAIARRAAAEGARVSILARDRSRLEEARETIRLATGVDASVIAVDVRDAEGVARAIEALDPVDVLICNQGVFVPQELDLQSLDEVRFMVDVNLMGTFHLIKAALPAMKKRARETGIPASIALMSSQAGQVGVYGYTAYSASKFALRGLAEALQHEVVADNIHVTLIFPPDTETPGLAEELKRRPEVTNKIAASTGGMKADEVAQIALNGIKSALFVVPCNFEGAMLCIATAGMSPQPSIFMAFREVLGASLMRLVGLCFQWNWFGVISDTPRRACRAE